A region of Tigriopus californicus strain San Diego chromosome 7, Tcal_SD_v2.1, whole genome shotgun sequence DNA encodes the following proteins:
- the LOC131883800 gene encoding uncharacterized protein LOC131883800: MTISGPIVKYAQRLNIAEHKDILQKAEDLCQQISAESKFSVLKLSGSCQTVISLHLASKVCRRPIQDLKLILKSAGLSKVKYQNVLRNVESALNLEEVLSIDDICVQLGCSQIRQKAANSLKQYQATFLSKLSASRRDDVNFDKAIYPCAAILAAVKAEKGIRVDKNKLSDLGSTTKTELEKMAADIWAAQPQTPLNTPVKKKTVKSLVQAVLTRALENEEIVPDTPGKKQKRFNDDDEESDDDHCIFNRDDYEMWKQKILNLAGLV, encoded by the coding sequence ATGACGATATCCGGACCAATCGTGAAATACGCCCAGAGGCTGAACATTGCCGAGCATAAGGACATCCTTCAAAAGGCCGAGGATTTGTGCCAACAGATCTCGGCCGAGTCCAAGTTTTCCGTCTTGAAATTGAGTGGCTCGTGCCAAACCGTGATCAGTTTGCATTTGGCCTCGAAAGTATGTCGGAGACCCATCCAGGATCTGAAACTCATCCTCAAATCCGCGGGTTTGTCCAAGGTGAAATATCAAAACGTGCTGCGCAATGTCGAATCCgctttgaatttggaggaGGTCTTGAGCATTGATGACATCTGCGTCCAGTTAGGCTGCTCTCAAATTCGTCAAAAGGCCGCTAATAGTCTTAAACAGTATCAGGCGACCTTTTTGAGTAAACTATCGGCGTCGCGCCGGGATGATGTTAACTTTGATAAGGCCATTTACCCGTGTGCCGCCATTTTGGCCGCTGTTAAGGCTGAAAAGGGGATAAGGGTcgacaaaaacaaattatcagATTTGGGGAGCACCACCAAAACCGAATTGGAAAAGATGGCGGCCGATATATGGGCCGCCCAACCGCAAACGCCGTTGAATACGCCCGTGAAAAAGAAGACTGTCAAGTCTTTGGTGCAAGCCGTTTTGACGCGGGCCTTGGAGAATGAGGAGATTGTCCCGGATACTCCGGGTAAAAAACAAAAGCGGTTCAACGACGATGACGAAGAGAGCGACGACGACCATTGCATATTCAATCGAGACGACTACGAAATGTGGAAGCAGAAGATATTAAATCTGGCCGGTCTCGTGTAA
- the LOC131883798 gene encoding glycerol-3-phosphate dehydrogenase [NAD(+)], cytoplasmic-like isoform X2, which translates to MAAKKISIVGSGNWGSAIARIVGQNAAAHPGQFDPEVRMWVFEEMIEGQKLTEIINTKHENVKYLPGKKFPENVVAVPDIVTACQEADILILVIPHQFLERSLTPLKGKLKPGAQGISLIKGFHIVPSGGIELISVVIKELLNIPVSVLMGANLAGEVAADKFCETTIGAVDATSDGKWLQAMFQTPNFRVVVVDDAKTVEICGALKNIVACGAGFVDGLKYGDNTKAAVIRLGLMEMIRYAEVFYPGSKLSTFFESCGVADLITTCYGGRNRRVSEAFVTSDKSIEDLEKEMLNGQRLQGPETAAEVNFVLKAKDMEDQFPLFTSVHKICVGEQKPEEFINQLRQHPEHMIQFDARL; encoded by the coding sequence ATGGCAGCTAAGAAGATTTCGATCGTGGGCTCTGGCAATTGGGGTTCAGCTATTGCCCGGATCGTGGGTCAAAATGCGGCTGCTCACCCGGGCCAGTTTGACCCCGAGGTCCGCATGTGGGTATTTGAGGAGATGATCGAGGGCCAGAAATTGACCGAGATCATCAACACGAAGCATGAGAATGTCAAGTATTTGCCTGGCAAGAAGTTCCCGGAGAACGTGGTGGCCGTCCCCGATATCGTGACGGCCTGCCAAGAGGCCGATATTCTCATTTTAGTCATTCCCCATCAGTTCTTGGAGCGAAGTCTGACGCCATTGAAGGGCAAACTGAAGCCCGGAGCTCAAGGTATCTCGCTCATTAAGGGCTTCCACATCGTGCCCAGTGGTGGCATTGAGCTCATCTCCGTCGTCATCAAAGAGCTCTTGAATATCCCTGTCTCCGTGTTGATGGGGGCCAATTTGGCCGGTGAAGTCGCCGCGGATAAGTTTTGCGAGACCACGATCGGGGCCGTGGATGCCACCAGCGATGGCAAGTGGCTCCAAGCCATGTTCCAGACGCCCAACTTTcgcgtggtggtggtggatgaTGCCAAAACGGTCGAGATTTGTGGGGCTCTCAAGAACATTGTGGCTTGCGGCGCTGGATTCGTCGACGGTCTCAAATATGGCGACAACACCAAGGCCGCCGTGATTCGACTCGGTCTCATGGAAATGATCCGCTACGCCGAGGTGTTTTACCCGGGTTCCAAGCTctcaactttctttgaaagctGCGGTGTGGCAGATCTGATCACTACCTGTTACGGCGGTCGAAACCGCCGAGTCTCCGAGGCCTTCGTCACATCCGACAAGTCCATCGAGGACCTCGAGAAGGAGATGCTCAATGGCCAGCGACTGCAAGGACCTGAAACAGCGGCCGAAGTGAATTTCGTCCTCAAAGCCAAGGACATGGAGGACCAATTCCCGTTGTTCACTTCGGTGCACAAGATCTGCGTCGGGGAGCAAAAGCCCGAGGAATTCATCAATCAGCTACGTCAACACCCGGAACACATGATCCAATTTGACGCTCGTTTGTAG
- the LOC131883798 gene encoding glycerol-3-phosphate dehydrogenase [NAD(+)], cytoplasmic-like isoform X1 — translation MMVRVPGLRSLLKWSASCVSFQWKFALVHRANSTDSLPDIMAAKKISIVGSGNWGSAIARIVGQNAAAHPGQFDPEVRMWVFEEMIEGQKLTEIINTKHENVKYLPGKKFPENVVAVPDIVTACQEADILILVIPHQFLERSLTPLKGKLKPGAQGISLIKGFHIVPSGGIELISVVIKELLNIPVSVLMGANLAGEVAADKFCETTIGAVDATSDGKWLQAMFQTPNFRVVVVDDAKTVEICGALKNIVACGAGFVDGLKYGDNTKAAVIRLGLMEMIRYAEVFYPGSKLSTFFESCGVADLITTCYGGRNRRVSEAFVTSDKSIEDLEKEMLNGQRLQGPETAAEVNFVLKAKDMEDQFPLFTSVHKICVGEQKPEEFINQLRQHPEHMIQFDARL, via the exons ATGATGGTACGTGTTCCTGGTCTACGGTCGCTTCTGAAGTGGTCGGCTTCCTGTGTCAGCTTTCAATGGAAGTTCGCATTAGTCCATCGAGCAA ATTCAACGGATTCATTGCCTGACATCATGGCAGCTAAGAAGATTTCGATCGTGGGCTCTGGCAATTGGGGTTCAGCTATTGCCCGGATCGTGGGTCAAAATGCGGCTGCTCACCCGGGCCAGTTTGACCCCGAGGTCCGCATGTGGGTATTTGAGGAGATGATCGAGGGCCAGAAATTGACCGAGATCATCAACACGAAGCATGAGAATGTCAAGTATTTGCCTGGCAAGAAGTTCCCGGAGAACGTGGTGGCCGTCCCCGATATCGTGACGGCCTGCCAAGAGGCCGATATTCTCATTTTAGTCATTCCCCATCAGTTCTTGGAGCGAAGTCTGACGCCATTGAAGGGCAAACTGAAGCCCGGAGCTCAAGGTATCTCGCTCATTAAGGGCTTCCACATCGTGCCCAGTGGTGGCATTGAGCTCATCTCCGTCGTCATCAAAGAGCTCTTGAATATCCCTGTCTCCGTGTTGATGGGGGCCAATTTGGCCGGTGAAGTCGCCGCGGATAAGTTTTGCGAGACCACGATCGGGGCCGTGGATGCCACCAGCGATGGCAAGTGGCTCCAAGCCATGTTCCAGACGCCCAACTTTcgcgtggtggtggtggatgaTGCCAAAACGGTCGAGATTTGTGGGGCTCTCAAGAACATTGTGGCTTGCGGCGCTGGATTCGTCGACGGTCTCAAATATGGCGACAACACCAAGGCCGCCGTGATTCGACTCGGTCTCATGGAAATGATCCGCTACGCCGAGGTGTTTTACCCGGGTTCCAAGCTctcaactttctttgaaagctGCGGTGTGGCAGATCTGATCACTACCTGTTACGGCGGTCGAAACCGCCGAGTCTCCGAGGCCTTCGTCACATCCGACAAGTCCATCGAGGACCTCGAGAAGGAGATGCTCAATGGCCAGCGACTGCAAGGACCTGAAACAGCGGCCGAAGTGAATTTCGTCCTCAAAGCCAAGGACATGGAGGACCAATTCCCGTTGTTCACTTCGGTGCACAAGATCTGCGTCGGGGAGCAAAAGCCCGAGGAATTCATCAATCAGCTACGTCAACACCCGGAACACATGATCCAATTTGACGCTCGTTTGTAG
- the LOC131883398 gene encoding ADP-dependent glucokinase-like — MLRTIGFGLSTGILLALLAQYYCPEITPFWFIHHGQKGRMEHVLNALVSQEQSVDLAGLASFSSVNPPPRIAIGFGACHDLLALLAQYYCPEITPFWFIHHGQKGRMEHVLNALVSQEQSVDLAGLASFSSVNPPPRIAIGFGACHDLFVNASHMFSGQDPPKVPEHFNDITTYSEFQSVFAYFFRHGAAAERFVSEDKLFKGLVAKAEQDPAHRYALGGNAPVMALRFAQEGAEVLLAGRMSPELKKSLPTMITVAGSDHVAHDDVHLILEYKRNQVWQQYQSPRANRFIVHSDVNNPMVSSLEDFERSLQGYKPNLLLVSGLQMMDNYPFKAGARIARLMKIQALMKRQPMDQTRIHFEMASFVDESLLTELTQQVIPYADSLGMNEQELPNLLSMLKHGNISYVSNSNPRIAVVLDQMREVYKKLGSFNYQVNGPRPLTRLHVHTLAYQAFLVKKGSLWKNTVVAAAKASLTANRHVCASPQIDLEKAFIIMDDSFSTSTDREKSTRIIFDDHRPVACWSEDHLDIQFCIAPNLVCSEAQQTAGGGDNISAAGLIFQV, encoded by the exons ATGCTGCGCACTATCGGTTTCGGCCTGTCCACCGGGATTTTGTTGGCTCTTTTGGCTCAATATTATTGCCCGGAAATCACCCCGTTCTGGTTCATCCATCATGGACAGAAAGGGCGTATGGAACATGTGCTCAACGCATTAGTTTCTCAAGAACAATCAGTGGACTTGGCGGGCTTGGCGTCATTTTCCTCGGTCAATCCGCCACCTCGGATTGCCATTGGGTTTGGAGCGTGTCATGATTTGTTGGCTCTTTTGGCTCAATATTATTGCCCGGAAATCACCCCGTTCTGGTTCATCCATCATGGACAGAAAGGGCGTATGGAACATGTGCTCAACGCATTAGTTTCTCAAGAGCAATCAGTGGACTTGGCGGGCTTGGCGTCATTTTCCTCGGTCAATCCGCCACCTCGGATTGCCATTGGGTTTGGAGCGTGTCATGATTTATTTGTGAATGCGAGCCACATGTTTTCCGGTCAGGATCCGCCCAAGGTTCCTGAGCATTTCAATGACATCACCACCTACTCGGAATTCCAGAGTGTTTTCGCTTACTTCTTCCGTCATGGGGCTGCCGCCGA GCGTTTCGTTTCTGAGGACAAGTTGTTCAAAGGCCTAGTGGCCAAAGCGGAACAAGACCCCGCCCATCGTTATGCCTTGGGCGGCAATGCCCCCGTCATGGCCCTACGATTCGCCCAAGAAGGGGCAGAGGTCCTTTTGGCCGGTCGAATGAGCCCAGAGTTGAAAAAGTCACTGCCCACGATGATAACTGTGGCTGGATCGGACCACGTGGCCCACGATGATGTCCATTTGATCTTGGAGTATAAGCGGAACCAAGTTTGGCAACAATATCAAAGCCCACGAGCCAACAG ATTCATCGTTCATAGTGACGTCAATAATCCGATGGTCAGTTCACTGGAAGACTTCGAGCGGTCCCTCCAGGGTTACAAACCCAATCTGTTATTAGTGAGCGGGCTTCAGATGATGGATAATTATCCATTCAAAGCAGGCGCGCGAATCGCTCGCTTGATGAAGATTCAAGCACTCATGAAACGTCAACCCATGGACCAGACTCGGATTCACTTCGAGATGGCCTCTTTTGTGGACGAATCACTCCTGACCGAGCTCACGCAGCAAGTGATTCCTTATGCGGATTCCTTGGGCATGAATGAGCAAGAATTACCCAATCTCTTGAGCATGCTCAAGCATGGAAACATCAGCTACGTCTCGAATTCCAACCCCCGCATCGCCGTGGTTCTCG ATCAAATGAGGGAAGTCTATAAAAAGTTGGGCTCTTTCAATTATCAAGTGAACGGACCCCGTCCATTGACTCGTCTTCATGTGCATACTCTGGCATATCAGGCGTTTCTTGTGAAGAAGGGTAGTTTGTGGAAGAATACAGTTGTGGCGGCCGCCAAGGCCAGTCTCACTGCCAACCGCCATGTTTGCGCTTCGCCTCAG ATTGATTTGGAAAAGGCCTTTATCATCATGGATGACAGCTTCTCGACCTCGACGGATCGCGAAAAGAGCACCCGAATCATTTTTGACGACCATCGCCCTGTGGCGTGTTGGAGTGAAGATCACCTAGATATTCAATTCTGCATCGCCCCCAATTTGGTGTGCTCGGAAGCTCAGCAAACTGCTGGAGGCGGAGATAACATTTCGGCCGCAGGCCTGATATTTCAAGTGTAG
- the LOC131883796 gene encoding sarcolemmal membrane-associated protein-like isoform X2, whose amino-acid sequence MSAKAVLVAKANSHPFDDRALILDVPTKIGRSHKDDQAESGNGFFDCKVLSRQHAILMYEDDKFYLMDTGSSNGSFVNNIRLSKSGEESKLTRIYTNDVLRFGSDVVDKQRQITQKCVVMKVRLFYPDGPEVESRPSESRLFRPNDSMEDLSALTQTLQESLSREKHLEDKMIRIRGMISKNIGKTHTDLLRLFENMKQELMNNELNFSKGINTELEAYQKIMSENVELHRRASEQDKVLQEFRHANESLSNQQQSDKIEITSLRKTCQLQKQSIDSLEKELHNVHDELHHNRLESDERYNNKIRDMEQSKKELMEHYEQEITKNEDAFMEERTKIREQLLEVTRNEANLLNRIRCLESEEQYSHAEVEKVLIREREAQESRQKLDIQVEQLKNQLDQAETALEEQKSKIVIQRSEEDIEQIAKLEDHIGKLQHDIAYLKQELLEARARKSASDDELRTIKDKLETLENSITSLTNEGLRHRKQISELNEALEEKSKEADHWEKLVGEMESSLSQDEMTRVQIQDLRDELHGAERNLKLRQDDLLYLKNGIKSRDETIQQLEIDLSCVRGQVQNVEEELQITKDETSYVTNIKDENAQLKQRLVDLQDEFNYAQDHANHLTDELARQQILYSELKKMRGRGEEIDQIHEYKQELKALYERLSDMEQRDHHQRKQIQTLEQDRLEMTAEVTETRRLLARNPHLSPAEAAMHTVGNLKVYELILGLLFLFVLFTYGIF is encoded by the exons ATGAGTGCAAAGGCCGTATtggtggccaaggccaattcGCATCCCTTTGATGATCGAGCTCTTATTTTGGACGTGCCTACGAAAATCGGTCGGAGCCACAAAGATGACCAG GCTGAGTCTGGGAACGGATTTTTCGACTGTAAAGTGCTCTCCAGACAACACGCCATTCTCATGTATGAAGACGATAAATTCTACCTTATGGACACGGGGAGTAGCAACGGGAGCTTTGTGAACAACATTCGCTTGAGCAAAAGTGGAGAGGAGTCCAAATTGACTCGAATCTACACCAACGATGTCCTTCGTTTCGGATCCGACGTAGTGGACAAG CAACGACAGATCACACAAAAGTGCGTGGTAATGAAGGTGAGGTTGTTCTATCCGGACGGACCCGAGGTCGAATCCCGCCCCTCCGAATCCCGTTTATTCCGACCCAATGATTCCATGGAAGATCTCAGTGCTCTCACCCAGACATTGCAAGAGTCTCTGAGTCGCGAAAAACATCTAGAGGATAAGATGATCCGGATTCGGGGGATGATCAGCAAGAACATTGGCAAAACGCATACGGATCTTCTCCGACTCTTTGAGAACATGAAACAAGAGCTCATGAACAACGAGTTGAACTTCAGTAAAGGGATCAATACCGAGCTTGAGGCTTATCAAAAG ATCATGTCAGAAAATGTGGAGCTCCACCGACGAGCTTCGGAGCAAGACAAAGTCTTGCAAGAGTTTCGCCATGCGAACGAATCCCTGTCCAATCAACAGCAATCTGATAAAATCGAAATCACCTCACTTCGAAAGACTTGTCAACTTCAGAAGCAATCCATCGACTCCTTGGAAAAGGAACTTCACAACGTCCATGATGAGCTTCATCACAACCGTTTGGAATCGGATGAGCGCTACAACAACAAAATCAGAGACATGGAACAATCCAAGAAGGAACTCATGGAACACTACGAGCAAGAAATAACCAAGAACGAGGACGCTTTCATGGAGGAACGCACCAAAATTCGGGAACAACTCTTAGAAGTCACTCGGAACGAagccaatcttttgaacagGATTAGATGTCTGGAATCGGAGGAGCAATATTCGCACGCTGAGGTGGAAAAGGTTCTTATCCGGGAAAGGGAAGCACAAGAGAGCAGGCAAAAGCTGGATATCCAAGTGGAACAGCTCAAGAACCAATTGGATCAGGCTGAAACTGCTTTAGAGGAACAGAAATCCAAGATTGTCATTCAACGATCCGAAGAGGACATTGAGCAGATAGCGAAATTGGAGGATCACATTGGGAAGTTGCAGCACGACATTGCTTATCTGAAGCAAGAGCTTTTGGAGGCTCGAGCCCGGAAATCTGCCTCTGATGATGAATTACGAACGATCAAGGACAAGTTGGAGACTCTCGAGAATTCAATCACCTCACTCACAAACGAAG gTCTGAGACATAGGAAGCAAATCTCAGAGTTGAATGAAGCCTTGGAAGAGAAGTCCAAGGAAGCCGATCATTGGGAAAAGTTGGTGGGAGAAATGGAGTCCTCCCTCTCCCAAGACGAGATGACCCGAGTTCAAATCCAAGATCTTCGAGATGAGCTCCATGGAGCCGAAA GGAATTTGAAGCTTCGCCAAGACGACCTACTTTATCTGAAGAACGGGATCAAGTCCCGGGACGAGACCATTCAGCAACTGGAGATCGATCTCTCATGCGTCCGAGGCCAG GTCCAAAACGTGGAGGAGGAACTTCAGATTACAAAAGACGAAACCAGTTATGTGACGAATATCAAAGATGAGAACGCTCAGTTGAAACAGCGACTCGTGGACCTTCAAGATGAGTTTAATTACGCCCAGGATCACGCCAATCACTTGACGGATGAATTAGCTCGACAACAAATCCTGTATTCCGAACTCAAGAAGATGAGAGGCCGTGGCGAGGAGATTGATCAAATTCACGAATACAAACAG GAGTTGAAGGCGCTCTACGAGCGATTATCCGACATGGAGCAACGTGACCACCACCAACGGAAACAAATCCAGACCTTGGAGCAAGACAGATTGGAAATGACGGCCGAAGTCACGGAAACGCGACGTCTCTTGGCCCGCAACCCGCATTTATCACCCGCAGAGGCCGCCATGCACACCGTGGGTAATCTCAAGGTCTACGAGTTGATCTTGGGcttgctctttctttttgtactCTTCACGTACGGGATATTTTAA
- the LOC131883796 gene encoding sarcolemmal membrane-associated protein-like isoform X1, producing MSAKAVLVAKANSHPFDDRALILDVPTKIGRSHKDDQAESGNGFFDCKVLSRQHAILMYEDDKFYLMDTGSSNGSFVNNIRLSKSGEESKLTRIYTNDVLRFGSDVVDKQRQITQKCVVMKVRLFYPDGPEVESRPSESRLFRPNDSMEDLSALTQTLQESLSREKHLEDKMIRIRGMISKNIGKTHTDLLRLFENMKQELMNNELNFSKGINTELEAYQKVENSHIMSENVELHRRASEQDKVLQEFRHANESLSNQQQSDKIEITSLRKTCQLQKQSIDSLEKELHNVHDELHHNRLESDERYNNKIRDMEQSKKELMEHYEQEITKNEDAFMEERTKIREQLLEVTRNEANLLNRIRCLESEEQYSHAEVEKVLIREREAQESRQKLDIQVEQLKNQLDQAETALEEQKSKIVIQRSEEDIEQIAKLEDHIGKLQHDIAYLKQELLEARARKSASDDELRTIKDKLETLENSITSLTNEGLRHRKQISELNEALEEKSKEADHWEKLVGEMESSLSQDEMTRVQIQDLRDELHGAERNLKLRQDDLLYLKNGIKSRDETIQQLEIDLSCVRGQVQNVEEELQITKDETSYVTNIKDENAQLKQRLVDLQDEFNYAQDHANHLTDELARQQILYSELKKMRGRGEEIDQIHEYKQELKALYERLSDMEQRDHHQRKQIQTLEQDRLEMTAEVTETRRLLARNPHLSPAEAAMHTVGNLKVYELILGLLFLFVLFTYGIF from the exons ATGAGTGCAAAGGCCGTATtggtggccaaggccaattcGCATCCCTTTGATGATCGAGCTCTTATTTTGGACGTGCCTACGAAAATCGGTCGGAGCCACAAAGATGACCAG GCTGAGTCTGGGAACGGATTTTTCGACTGTAAAGTGCTCTCCAGACAACACGCCATTCTCATGTATGAAGACGATAAATTCTACCTTATGGACACGGGGAGTAGCAACGGGAGCTTTGTGAACAACATTCGCTTGAGCAAAAGTGGAGAGGAGTCCAAATTGACTCGAATCTACACCAACGATGTCCTTCGTTTCGGATCCGACGTAGTGGACAAG CAACGACAGATCACACAAAAGTGCGTGGTAATGAAGGTGAGGTTGTTCTATCCGGACGGACCCGAGGTCGAATCCCGCCCCTCCGAATCCCGTTTATTCCGACCCAATGATTCCATGGAAGATCTCAGTGCTCTCACCCAGACATTGCAAGAGTCTCTGAGTCGCGAAAAACATCTAGAGGATAAGATGATCCGGATTCGGGGGATGATCAGCAAGAACATTGGCAAAACGCATACGGATCTTCTCCGACTCTTTGAGAACATGAAACAAGAGCTCATGAACAACGAGTTGAACTTCAGTAAAGGGATCAATACCGAGCTTGAGGCTTATCAAAAGGTTGAAAACAGTCAT ATCATGTCAGAAAATGTGGAGCTCCACCGACGAGCTTCGGAGCAAGACAAAGTCTTGCAAGAGTTTCGCCATGCGAACGAATCCCTGTCCAATCAACAGCAATCTGATAAAATCGAAATCACCTCACTTCGAAAGACTTGTCAACTTCAGAAGCAATCCATCGACTCCTTGGAAAAGGAACTTCACAACGTCCATGATGAGCTTCATCACAACCGTTTGGAATCGGATGAGCGCTACAACAACAAAATCAGAGACATGGAACAATCCAAGAAGGAACTCATGGAACACTACGAGCAAGAAATAACCAAGAACGAGGACGCTTTCATGGAGGAACGCACCAAAATTCGGGAACAACTCTTAGAAGTCACTCGGAACGAagccaatcttttgaacagGATTAGATGTCTGGAATCGGAGGAGCAATATTCGCACGCTGAGGTGGAAAAGGTTCTTATCCGGGAAAGGGAAGCACAAGAGAGCAGGCAAAAGCTGGATATCCAAGTGGAACAGCTCAAGAACCAATTGGATCAGGCTGAAACTGCTTTAGAGGAACAGAAATCCAAGATTGTCATTCAACGATCCGAAGAGGACATTGAGCAGATAGCGAAATTGGAGGATCACATTGGGAAGTTGCAGCACGACATTGCTTATCTGAAGCAAGAGCTTTTGGAGGCTCGAGCCCGGAAATCTGCCTCTGATGATGAATTACGAACGATCAAGGACAAGTTGGAGACTCTCGAGAATTCAATCACCTCACTCACAAACGAAG gTCTGAGACATAGGAAGCAAATCTCAGAGTTGAATGAAGCCTTGGAAGAGAAGTCCAAGGAAGCCGATCATTGGGAAAAGTTGGTGGGAGAAATGGAGTCCTCCCTCTCCCAAGACGAGATGACCCGAGTTCAAATCCAAGATCTTCGAGATGAGCTCCATGGAGCCGAAA GGAATTTGAAGCTTCGCCAAGACGACCTACTTTATCTGAAGAACGGGATCAAGTCCCGGGACGAGACCATTCAGCAACTGGAGATCGATCTCTCATGCGTCCGAGGCCAG GTCCAAAACGTGGAGGAGGAACTTCAGATTACAAAAGACGAAACCAGTTATGTGACGAATATCAAAGATGAGAACGCTCAGTTGAAACAGCGACTCGTGGACCTTCAAGATGAGTTTAATTACGCCCAGGATCACGCCAATCACTTGACGGATGAATTAGCTCGACAACAAATCCTGTATTCCGAACTCAAGAAGATGAGAGGCCGTGGCGAGGAGATTGATCAAATTCACGAATACAAACAG GAGTTGAAGGCGCTCTACGAGCGATTATCCGACATGGAGCAACGTGACCACCACCAACGGAAACAAATCCAGACCTTGGAGCAAGACAGATTGGAAATGACGGCCGAAGTCACGGAAACGCGACGTCTCTTGGCCCGCAACCCGCATTTATCACCCGCAGAGGCCGCCATGCACACCGTGGGTAATCTCAAGGTCTACGAGTTGATCTTGGGcttgctctttctttttgtactCTTCACGTACGGGATATTTTAA
- the LOC131883799 gene encoding breast cancer metastasis-suppressor 1 homolog — translation MNPKTTAVGSPAQAKAAQSRHGAHATPGATPNSQAEASDGEDLDESGLSDEDEHDDEEEDDQEEEDHEEDDDEEEDTPHAPVAPPSPAPPARPGPTASGPVSGSRRSGRGRHAAGQAARSGHDSTARVKETEGESSEDDDDEEDEDEEEDDDQEEDNEEDEEEEDSSDVDVGDCEKKRDEFVDDLTDLEKQFAILREQLYRERITQIEIKLNDVRASQAAEYLQPLEELQVNLRNRLEVGQVLKELRLANIQCKFDAEMLATDQNYESEKGLLLDSIKAELEDKIHRLEEDKQNVDLSSGLWERSGKSRKRKADPMDPDRRKKPVSVTGPYIVYMLTEDDILEDWTAIKKSMTQRKKTAV, via the exons ATGAATCCTAAGACCACGGCGGTTGGCTCGCCGGCTCAAGCCAAAGCGGCTCAATCCCGTCACGGCGCCCACGCCACGCCCGGGGCCACGCCTAACAGTCAAGCCGAGGCCAGTGACGGTGAGGACTTGGACGAATCCGGCTTGAGCGACGAGGATGAGCACGAcgatgaggaagaagacgatcaagaggaggaagatcatgaggaagatgacgacgaagaggaagaCACACCTCATGCACCCGTGGCCCCGCCTAGTCCAGCTCCCCCTGCTCGTCCGGGGCCCACGGCCTCGGGTCCGGTTAGTGGGAGCCGAAGAAGCGGACGCGGTCGACACGCTGCGGGTCAGGCGGCTCGATCGGGTCATGACTCCACGGCTCGGGTGAAAGAGACTGAGGGCGAATCCAGcgaagatgacgacgacgaggaggatgaggacgaggaagaggacgacgatCAGGAAGAAGACAatgaggaggacgaagaggaagaggacaGTTCGGATGTGGATGTGGGCGATTGCGAGAAGAAACGCGACGAGTTCGTCGATGACTTGACGGATCTCGAGAAACAGTTCGCCATCCTCCGGGAACA ATTGTACCGCGAGCGGATTACGCAGATCGAGATCAAGTTAAATGATGTGCGGGCCAGTCAAGCCGCCGAGTACCTGCAACCGTTGGAGGAGCTTCAGGTGAACTTACGAAATCGCCTGGAGGTGGGACAGGTGCTCAAAGAGCTCCGTCTAGCCAATATCCAGTGCAAGTTTGATGCCGAAATGCTGGCCACCGATCAGAACTACGAG AGCGAGAAAGGCTTGTTATTGGACTCGATAAAGGCCGAGTTGGAAGACAAAATTCACCGACTCGAAGAAGACAAGCAGAACGTGGACCTCTCGAGTGGCTTATGGGAGCGATCCGGCAAGTCCCGTAAACGGAAAGCCGATCCCATGGATCCGGATCGGCGGAAGAAGCCCGTGTCGGTGACCGGGCCCTACATTGTATACATGCTGACGGAGGATGACATCTTGGAGGATTGGACCGCCATCAAGAAGTCCATGACGCAGAGAAAGAAGACCGCCGTCTGA